In Tachysurus vachellii isolate PV-2020 chromosome 3, HZAU_Pvac_v1, whole genome shotgun sequence, one genomic interval encodes:
- the eif5 gene encoding eukaryotic translation initiation factor 5, which translates to MSVNVNRSVTDQFYRYKMPRLIAKVEGKGNGIKTVIVNMVDVAKALNRPPTYPTKFFGCELGAQTQFDSKNDRYIVNGSHEANKLQDMLDGFIRKFVLCPECDNPETDLHINAKKQTIGNSCKACGYRGMLDTRHKLCTFILKNPPESESGSVKKEKEKKNRKKDKENGSSSGEAGNRKDIDAPDAVDGDDDDEDWAEETTEEAQRRRMEEISEHAKGLTLSDDLEKSLEERVNLFYNFVKQKKEQGLINSSDKEILAEAERLEVRAMGPLILSELLFDENIREQIKKYKRHFLRFCHNDKKTQKYLLGGIECLVKLHQSQLLPRVPIILKDLYDADLLEEDVILAWAEKVSKKYVSKELAKEIHAKAEPFVKWLKEAEEESEGSEEEEEEEDGDNVEVVYSSSARELKMESTKPVKADKEEDDIDIDAI; encoded by the exons ATGTCTGTCAACGTCAACCGAAGTGTCACGGACCAGTTTTACCGGTACAAGATGCCGCGTTTGATTGCTAAG GTGGAAGGCAAGGGGAATGGTATCAAGACTGTTATAGTCAACATGGTTGATGTTGCCAAGGCACTGAACAGGCCTCCAACTT atccAACCAAGTTCTTCGGCTGTGAGCTGGGAGCCCAAACCCAGTTTGATTCAAAGAATGATCGCTACATTGTCAACGGGTCTCATGAGGCAAACAAACTGCAAGACATGCTGGATGGATTCATTCGCAAGTTTGTGCTGTGCCCAGAGTGTGACAATCCTGAGACTGACTTG CATATCAATGCTAAAAAGCAGACCATCGGAAACTCCTGTAAGGCCTGTGGATACAGAGGCATGCTGGACACCAGACACAAACTCTGTACCTTCATTCTCAAAAATCCACCTG AGAGTGAAAGTGGTTCTgtcaagaaggaaaaagagaaaaagaaccgcaaaaaagacaaagagaacgGCTCAAGCAGCGGAGAGGCTGGAAACCGGAAGGACATTGATGCCCCTGATGCTGTG GACGGAGACGACGACGATGAAGATTGGGCTGAAGAGACCACAGAGGAGGCACAGCGTCGCCGAATGGAGGAGATCAGTGAGCACGCTAAAGGCCTCACGCTGAGCGATGATCTGGAGAAAAGCCTGGAGGAAAGAGTCAACCTGTTCTACAATTTTGTGAAG CAAAAGAAAGAGCAGGGACTGATTAACTCCTCTGATAAGGAAATCCTGGCTGAAGCAGAGCGGCTTGAAGTGAGGGCCATGGGCCCGCTGATTCTGAGCGAGCTGCTCTTTGACGAGAACATCCGTGAGCAGATTAAGAAATATAAGCGCCATTTCCTTCGA TTTTGCCACAACGATAAAAAGACTCAGAAGTACCTCCTGGGTGGCATAGAGTGTCTGGTGAAGCTCCACCAGAGTCAGCTGCTGCCTCGCGTCCCCATCATTCTCAAAGACCTGTATGACGCCGATCTTCTAGAAGAAGACGTCATCCTCGCTTGGGCTGAGAAG GTCTCCAAAAAGTATGTGTCTAAAGAGCTGGCTAAGGAGATCCATGCCAAGGCTGAGCCCTTTGTGAAATGGCTGAAGGAGGCAGAGGAGGAGAGTGAGGgtagtgaggaggaggaggaggaagaagacggAGACAACGTGGAG GTGGTGTATTCCTCCTCTGCACGTGAGCTGAAGATGGAAAGCACAAAGCCTGTAAAGGCTGATAAAGAGGAGGATGATATCGATATTGATGCCATTTAA